In Sphingomonas sp. LT1P40, the following are encoded in one genomic region:
- the atpA gene encoding F0F1 ATP synthase subunit alpha, with amino-acid sequence MDIRAAEISKVIKDQIANFGTEAEVSETGQVLSVGDGIARVHGLDNVQAGEMVEFANGVQGMALNLEADNVGVVIFGSDAEIKEGDVVKRTGTIVDVPVGKGLLGRVVDGLGNPIDGKGPIVSDQRSRVEVKAPGIIPRKSVHEPVQTGLKAIDALVPVGRGQRELIIGDRQTGKSAVAIDTFINQKSVNAGDDESKKLYCVYVAVGQKRSTVAQLVKTLEENGAMEYSIVVAATASEPAPLQFLAPYTGTAMGEYFRDNGMHALIVFDDLSKQAVAYRQMSLLLRRPPGREAYPGDVFYLHSRLLERAAKLNDANGNGSLTALPIIETQAGDVSAYIPTNVISITDGQIFLETDLFFAGIRPAINVGLSVSRVGSAAQTKAMKKVAGSIKLELAQYREMAAFAQFGSDLDASTQKLLNRGARLTELLKQPQFSPLPFEEQTVSIFAGTQGYIDAVPVNDVVRYEQAMLSEMRSKHADILTSIRDSKDLGDDVRAKLKDALEAFSKTFA; translated from the coding sequence ATGGATATCCGCGCCGCAGAAATCTCGAAGGTCATCAAGGACCAGATCGCCAATTTCGGCACCGAAGCAGAGGTCAGCGAGACCGGCCAGGTGCTCAGCGTCGGTGACGGCATCGCGCGCGTCCACGGCCTCGACAACGTCCAGGCGGGCGAAATGGTCGAGTTCGCCAACGGCGTGCAGGGCATGGCCCTGAACCTCGAAGCCGACAATGTCGGCGTCGTGATCTTCGGCTCCGACGCCGAGATCAAGGAAGGCGACGTCGTCAAGCGGACCGGCACCATCGTGGACGTTCCCGTTGGCAAGGGGCTGCTCGGCCGCGTCGTGGACGGCCTCGGCAACCCGATCGACGGCAAGGGCCCGATCGTCTCCGACCAGCGCTCGCGCGTCGAAGTCAAAGCGCCCGGCATCATCCCGCGCAAGTCGGTGCATGAGCCCGTGCAGACGGGCCTGAAGGCGATCGACGCCCTCGTCCCCGTTGGCCGCGGCCAGCGCGAACTGATCATCGGCGATCGCCAGACCGGCAAGTCGGCCGTCGCGATCGACACCTTCATCAATCAGAAGTCGGTCAATGCTGGCGATGACGAGAGCAAGAAGCTCTATTGCGTCTATGTCGCTGTCGGTCAGAAGCGTTCGACCGTCGCTCAGCTGGTCAAGACGCTCGAAGAGAATGGCGCGATGGAGTATTCCATCGTCGTCGCCGCGACCGCGTCGGAGCCTGCCCCGCTGCAGTTCCTCGCGCCCTATACCGGCACCGCGATGGGCGAGTATTTCCGCGACAATGGCATGCACGCACTGATCGTGTTCGACGATCTGTCCAAGCAGGCCGTCGCCTATCGTCAGATGTCGCTGCTGCTGCGTCGCCCTCCGGGCCGCGAAGCCTATCCCGGCGACGTTTTCTATCTCCACAGCCGCCTGCTGGAGCGTGCCGCGAAGCTGAACGATGCCAATGGCAACGGCTCGCTGACCGCACTGCCGATCATCGAAACGCAGGCAGGCGACGTGTCGGCCTATATTCCGACCAACGTGATCTCGATCACCGACGGCCAGATTTTCCTTGAAACCGACCTGTTCTTCGCGGGCATTCGTCCGGCGATCAACGTCGGCCTGTCGGTCAGCCGCGTGGGTTCGGCGGCACAGACCAAGGCGATGAAGAAGGTCGCCGGCTCGATCAAGCTGGAGCTGGCGCAATATCGTGAAATGGCGGCGTTCGCGCAGTTCGGCTCCGACCTCGATGCCTCGACCCAGAAGCTGCTGAACCGTGGTGCGCGTTTGACCGAGCTGCTCAAGCAGCCGCAGTTCAGCCCGCTGCCGTTCGAGGAGCAGACGGTTTCGATCTTCGCGGGCACACAGGGTTATATCGACGCTGTGCCGGTCAACGACGTGGTTCGCTACGAGCAGGCGATGCTCTCGGAAATGCGGTCGAAGCACGCCGATATCCTCACATCGATCCGCGACAGCAAGGATCTGGGCGATGATGTCCGTGCGAAGCTCAAGGACGCGCTCGAAGCGTTCAGCAAGACCTTCGCTTAA
- a CDS encoding F0F1 ATP synthase subunit gamma, whose product MASLKALKVRINSVKSTQKITKAMKMVAAAKLRRAQEAAEAGRPYAQRLESVVASLASKVTVSESSPKLLAGTGKDQVHLFVVATSDKGLAGAFNTNIARLARKRAGEMIAEGKTVKFYTIGRKGRAVLNRLYPKDFIHSIEPGDLGKLAFADARGYAEDLVARYEAGEFDVAHLFYSNFKSVMTQEPTEQQIIPVAPTSVPEGKPTSQAAPAAVIYEPDEEAILADLLPRNVAIQLFRAMRENAASEQGSKMTAMDNATRNAGDMIKRLNIQYNRTRQAAITTELVEIISGAEAL is encoded by the coding sequence ATGGCCTCTCTCAAGGCACTCAAGGTTCGGATCAACTCGGTCAAATCGACCCAGAAGATCACCAAGGCGATGAAGATGGTCGCCGCTGCGAAACTGCGCCGTGCGCAGGAGGCGGCGGAGGCCGGTCGTCCCTATGCGCAGCGCCTCGAAAGCGTCGTCGCCAGCCTCGCCTCCAAGGTGACGGTCAGTGAATCCTCGCCGAAACTGCTCGCGGGCACCGGCAAGGATCAGGTCCACCTGTTCGTCGTCGCCACGTCGGACAAGGGCCTGGCTGGCGCGTTCAACACCAACATCGCCCGCCTCGCGCGCAAGCGCGCCGGTGAGATGATCGCCGAGGGCAAGACGGTGAAATTCTACACCATCGGTCGCAAGGGCCGCGCGGTGCTGAACCGGCTCTATCCGAAAGACTTCATCCACTCGATCGAACCCGGCGATCTGGGCAAGCTCGCCTTTGCCGATGCGCGCGGTTACGCCGAGGATCTCGTCGCCCGTTATGAAGCCGGTGAGTTCGACGTCGCGCACCTGTTCTATTCGAACTTCAAGTCAGTGATGACGCAGGAGCCGACCGAGCAGCAGATCATTCCGGTCGCGCCGACCTCGGTTCCCGAGGGCAAGCCGACAAGCCAGGCCGCTCCCGCCGCCGTGATCTACGAACCGGACGAGGAAGCAATCCTCGCCGACCTGTTGCCGCGCAACGTCGCGATCCAGCTGTTCCGCGCGATGCGCGAGAACGCCGCGTCGGAGCAAGGCAGCAAGATGACGGCAATGGATAATGCCACGCGCAACGCGGGTGACATGATCAAGCGCCTGAACATCCAGTATAATCGCACCCGCCAGGCCGCGATCACGACCGAGCTGGTCGAGATCATCTCGGGCGCGGAAGCCCTGTAA
- the atpD gene encoding F0F1 ATP synthase subunit beta: MASAAPIAEKPARKPRAPKATSGTPTAAAPVTGAATGRISQIIGAVVDVSFDGELPAILSALETDNNGNRLVLEVAQHLGESTVRTIAMDATEGLTRGQAVRATGSQIRVPVGPATLGRILNVIGEPIDERGPVNAETTMPIHADAPLFVDQSTESSILVTGIKVIDLLAPYAKGGKIGLFGGAGVGKTVLIQELINNIAKGHGGTSVFAGVGERTREGNDLYHEFLDAGVIAKDADGNPQSEGSKVALVFGQMNEPPGARARVALSGLTIAEYFRDVEGQDVLFFVDNIFRFTQAGAEVSALLGRIPSAVGYQPTLSTDMGALQERITSTNKGSITSVQAVYVPADDLTDPAPATSFAHLDATTVLNRAISELGIYPAVDPLDSTSRVLEPRVVGQEHYETARAVQSTLQKYKSLQDIIAILGMDELSEEDKLTVSRARKIQKFLSQPFHVAEVFTGIPGAFVQIEDTIKSFAAVVKGDYDHLPENAFYMVGGIDDVIAKAQKLAADA; this comes from the coding sequence ATGGCATCCGCAGCCCCCATCGCAGAAAAGCCCGCCCGCAAGCCGCGCGCGCCCAAGGCCACATCCGGCACGCCGACCGCAGCAGCACCCGTGACCGGTGCCGCCACCGGTCGCATCAGCCAGATCATCGGCGCGGTCGTCGATGTCAGCTTCGACGGTGAGCTTCCCGCGATCCTGTCGGCGCTCGAAACCGACAATAACGGCAACCGCCTCGTCCTTGAGGTCGCCCAGCACCTCGGCGAGAGTACGGTTCGCACGATCGCGATGGACGCAACCGAGGGTCTGACCCGCGGTCAGGCCGTTCGCGCCACCGGTTCGCAGATCCGCGTTCCCGTCGGCCCGGCAACGCTCGGTCGCATCCTCAACGTCATCGGTGAGCCGATCGACGAGCGCGGCCCGGTGAATGCCGAGACGACGATGCCGATCCACGCCGACGCGCCGTTGTTCGTCGATCAGTCGACCGAAAGCTCGATCCTGGTCACCGGCATCAAGGTCATCGACTTGCTCGCCCCTTATGCAAAGGGCGGCAAGATCGGCCTGTTCGGCGGCGCCGGCGTGGGCAAGACCGTGCTTATCCAGGAACTCATCAACAACATCGCCAAGGGCCATGGCGGCACCTCGGTGTTCGCGGGCGTCGGTGAGCGCACGCGTGAAGGCAACGATCTCTACCACGAGTTCCTCGACGCAGGCGTCATCGCCAAGGATGCCGACGGCAATCCGCAGTCGGAAGGCTCGAAGGTCGCCCTCGTATTCGGCCAGATGAACGAGCCTCCCGGTGCACGCGCTCGTGTTGCGCTGTCGGGCCTGACGATCGCCGAGTATTTCCGCGATGTCGAAGGGCAGGACGTGCTGTTCTTCGTCGACAACATCTTCCGTTTCACCCAGGCGGGCGCGGAAGTGTCCGCGCTGCTCGGCCGTATTCCATCGGCCGTGGGCTATCAGCCGACCCTGTCGACCGACATGGGCGCCCTGCAGGAGCGCATCACCTCGACCAACAAGGGTTCGATTACGTCGGTTCAGGCCGTGTACGTCCCTGCGGACGATCTCACCGATCCGGCCCCTGCAACGTCGTTCGCTCACTTGGATGCGACGACCGTTCTCAATCGCGCAATTTCGGAGCTGGGCATCTATCCGGCAGTCGATCCACTCGACTCCACCAGCCGCGTGCTTGAGCCACGTGTCGTCGGCCAGGAGCATTACGAAACCGCCCGCGCCGTCCAATCGACGCTTCAGAAGTACAAGTCGCTTCAGGACATCATCGCGATCCTTGGCATGGACGAGCTGTCGGAAGAGGATAAGCTGACCGTCTCGCGCGCGCGCAAGATTCAAAAGTTCTTGTCGCAGCCGTTCCACGTCGCCGAAGTCTTCACCGGCATCCCCGGCGCGTTCGTGCAGATCGAGGACACGATCAAGTCGTTCGCGGCTGTGGTCAAAGGCGATTACGACCACCTCCCCGAAAACGCCTTCTACATGGTCGGCGGCATCGATGACGTGATCGCCAAGGCCCAGAAGCTGGCCGCCGACGCGTAA
- a CDS encoding ATP synthase F1 subunit epsilon, with the protein MLNFELVTPERLVRSEEVHMVVVPGTEGDFGVLEGHAPLMSTVRDGNIEIYKSSMSETPQLIRIEGGFAEVNERGLTVLAEKAE; encoded by the coding sequence ATGCTGAACTTTGAACTTGTCACCCCTGAACGCCTCGTTCGCTCCGAGGAGGTCCATATGGTCGTCGTTCCCGGCACCGAGGGCGACTTCGGCGTGCTGGAGGGCCATGCCCCGCTGATGTCCACTGTCCGCGACGGCAATATCGAAATCTACAAGAGCTCGATGAGCGAAACGCCCCAGCTGATCCGCATCGAAGGCGGCTTTGCCGAGGTCAACGAACGCGGTCTGACGGTGCTGGCCGAAAAGGCGGAATAA
- a CDS encoding DUF6265 family protein, with amino-acid sequence MMIRLMFALSMLAVPVSASDGSGLPDWLAGRWCGEDGPQGQTCEQWQRGAGGTMLGTSQTVKGDETVGFEFLRIAMDGTTPVYFAQPGGKPPVAFRAVPGGEGVTFVNAAHDYPQRIHYRADGDGMIAEISLADGSEAMRWRLRKAD; translated from the coding sequence ATGATGATCCGGTTGATGTTTGCGCTTTCGATGCTTGCGGTGCCGGTGTCCGCCAGTGACGGGTCCGGGCTGCCCGACTGGCTTGCCGGACGCTGGTGCGGGGAGGACGGACCGCAGGGCCAGACCTGCGAGCAATGGCAGCGTGGGGCGGGCGGCACGATGCTGGGAACGTCGCAGACGGTGAAGGGGGACGAGACCGTGGGGTTCGAGTTTCTGCGGATTGCGATGGATGGCACGACGCCGGTGTATTTCGCCCAGCCCGGAGGCAAGCCGCCGGTGGCGTTTCGCGCCGTCCCGGGCGGCGAGGGCGTGACCTTCGTCAATGCCGCGCATGATTACCCGCAGCGGATTCACTATCGCGCGGATGGCGACGGGATGATCGCGGAAATCTCGCTGGCGGATGGCAGCGAGGCGATGCGCTGGCGGTTGCGCAAGGCGGACTGA
- a CDS encoding helix-turn-helix domain-containing protein: MDYAETPLPPELDGLVAAIWTMSAAGNEWVDYEAVPDGCIELIRRHSGRSIWRSEQPSLFVTGLALTPARLRFSADARFTAIKLWPWAWHMIGRTPCPGFVDNWRPLAEDDPLAALLPEAGVAMPRLTAAFDGIRPPPIAAIRTADSVAALARSTGLSPRQLQRLFARETGMPPRSYLRLLRFREAMAMLQSPDTPLADTAAATGYADQAHMTREFGSLAGMPPGTARRRAKGPFV; encoded by the coding sequence ATGGACTATGCCGAAACCCCGCTGCCGCCGGAACTGGACGGCCTCGTCGCCGCGATCTGGACGATGTCGGCCGCCGGTAACGAGTGGGTCGATTACGAGGCAGTGCCGGACGGCTGTATCGAACTGATCCGGCGGCATTCGGGACGCTCGATCTGGCGCAGCGAGCAGCCGTCGTTGTTTGTCACCGGCCTCGCGCTCACCCCTGCCCGGCTGCGCTTCAGCGCCGATGCGCGATTCACCGCGATCAAGCTGTGGCCATGGGCATGGCACATGATCGGCCGCACGCCCTGCCCCGGTTTCGTCGATAACTGGCGGCCGCTGGCGGAGGACGATCCACTTGCGGCGTTGCTTCCCGAGGCTGGCGTCGCCATGCCACGCCTGACCGCCGCATTCGACGGCATCCGACCCCCGCCGATCGCCGCGATCCGCACTGCCGACAGCGTCGCGGCACTTGCCCGCAGCACCGGCCTCTCGCCGCGTCAGCTGCAACGCTTGTTCGCGCGCGAAACCGGCATGCCGCCGCGCAGCTATTTGCGGCTGCTGCGCTTTCGGGAGGCGATGGCGATGCTGCAATCGCCTGACACCCCACTCGCCGACACCGCCGCCGCGACCGGCTATGCCGATCAGGCGCATATGACGCGCGAGTTCGGGTCGCTTGCGGGCATGCCGCCCGGGACGGCCCGCAGACGCGCCAAGGGTCCGTTCGTCTAG